A region of Ahaetulla prasina isolate Xishuangbanna chromosome 12, ASM2864084v1, whole genome shotgun sequence DNA encodes the following proteins:
- the LOC131183980 gene encoding protein C19orf12 homolog translates to MPVSVKDVMQLLCHVSEKRKMKAAFKHSGRGALVVVVTTFLGGLIGAPSGIGIAVGGTIGGLLGAWMASGKFKPVPQIILDLPPVEQQRLYKDVCAIIQNLDRTDIAQLTAFVMASGSLQEKLLGVLTSYITKELRGKIQYGK, encoded by the exons ATGCCTGTCAGCGTCAAAGACGTGATGCAGCTGCTCTGCCATGTTTCTGAAAAGCGAAAAATGAAAGCAGCCTTCAAGCACTCCGGACGAGGCGCCTTGGTGGTGGTAGTGACAACTTTCTTGGGAGGTTTGATCGGAGCCCCAAGTGGCATTGGCATTGCTGTCG GAGGTACCATTGGGGGCTTGCTTGGGGCCTGGATGGCCTCGGGAAAGTTCAAGCCCGTTCCTCAGATTATCCTGGATCTGCCTCCTGTGGAGCAGCAACGGCTTTACAAAGACGTCTGTGCCATTATTCAGAATCTGGACCGGACCGACATAGCCCAACTCACAGCCTTCGTCATGGCCAGTGGTTCCCTTCAAGAGAAATTGCTTGGTGTCCTGACAAGCTATATCACAAAAGAACTCCGAGGAAAGATCCAGTATGGAAAGTAG
- the LOC131183981 gene encoding protein C19orf12-like isoform X2: MTTGQFKPIPQIILELPPVEQQRLYENVYAIIQNLDWTDVAQLTALVMANGALQEKLLGVLTSYITNELRGEIQYGN, from the coding sequence ATGACCACAGGACAGTTCAAGCCCATTCCTCAGATTATCCTGGAACTGCCTCCTGTGGAGCAGCAACGGCTTTATGAAAATGTCTATGCCATTATTCAGAATCTGGACTGGACCGACGTAGCCCAACTCACAGCCTTGGTCATGGCCAACGGTGCCCTTCAAGAGAAATTGCTTGGCGTCCTGACCAGCTATATCACAAATGAACTCCGAGGGGAGATCCAGTATGGAAACTAG
- the LOC131183981 gene encoding protein C19orf12 homolog isoform X1, giving the protein MPVNVRDVMQLLCHVSEERKMKAAFKHSGRGALVVGTTAFFGGLLAGPPGIAVGGAIGGLLGAWMTTGQFKPIPQIILELPPVEQQRLYENVYAIIQNLDWTDVAQLTALVMANGALQEKLLGVLTSYITNELRGEIQYGN; this is encoded by the exons ATGCCTGTCAACGTCAGAGACGTGATGCAGCTGCTCTGCCATGTTTCTGAAGAGCGAAAAATGAAAGCAGCCTTCAAGCACTCCGGACGAGGTGCCTTGGTGGTGGGAACGACAGCTTTCTTCGGAGGTTTATTGGCAGGCCCACCTGGCATTGCTGTCG GAGGTGCCATTGGTGGCTTGCTTGGGGCCTGGATGACCACAGGACAGTTCAAGCCCATTCCTCAGATTATCCTGGAACTGCCTCCTGTGGAGCAGCAACGGCTTTATGAAAATGTCTATGCCATTATTCAGAATCTGGACTGGACCGACGTAGCCCAACTCACAGCCTTGGTCATGGCCAACGGTGCCCTTCAAGAGAAATTGCTTGGCGTCCTGACCAGCTATATCACAAATGAACTCCGAGGGGAGATCCAGTATGGAAACTAG
- the LOC131183975 gene encoding uncharacterized protein LOC131183975 isoform X3, translating into MPGDPESGAQKGGFRLACGGCTSDPCPLNLPSSPAELLFCKAGWGEIWAAWLPLQRRTTRLGGGFLRPAELRLLGPLLSRKRRRLAQNSSSSPLIRRVVAAPDELCEWVMLIARRPPALTGCKGPFAGLRHGAKSRASQHIPSRVSCDQPGRGRGRGGRGRGGVACFGNWCRSFGWSLEAQKNLGSPCWSFGFAKKNQIGTIWGKKNNNSHVVTSEFPNRNVLASRQT; encoded by the exons ATGCCCGGAGATCCTGAAAGCGGAGCGCAAAAGGGCGGATTCCGCCTCGCTTGTGGCGGCTGCACCTCGGATCCGTGCCCTTTAAACCTTCCTTCCTCGCCGGCAGAGCTTCTCTTCTGCAAGGCGGGATGGGGAGAGATTTGGGCAGCCTGGCTCCCCCTTCAAAGGCGGACAACGAGGCTCGGAGGCGGGTTCCTGCGACCAGCCGAGCTGCGCCTTCTGGGTCCGCTTCTTTCCCGAAAGCGCAGGCGCCTGGCGCAAAACAGCAGCAGCTCTCCTCTCATCCGCCGGGTAGTGGCGGCGCCCGATGAACTCTGTGAATGGGTAATGCTCATTGCTCGGCGACCTCCAGCGCTCACAGGTTGCAAAGGACCTTTTGCCGGGTTGCGTCACGGTGCAAAGTCACGGGCGAGTCAACACATTCCGAGCCGGGTTTCATGTGACCAgccgggaagaggaagaggaagaggaggaagaggaagaggaggcgttgCCTGCTTTGGAAACTGGTGTCGCTCCTTCGGGTGGTCCCTGGAGGCGCAGAAGAATCTCGGGAGCCCTTGCTGGAGTTTTGGGTTTGCAAAAAAGAACCAAATAGGAACCATCTGGGGGAAAAAGAATAATAACTCCCACGTTGTAACTAGCGAG TTTCCCAACAGAAATGTTTTAGCGAGCAGACAGACTTAA
- the LOC131183975 gene encoding uncharacterized protein LOC131183975 isoform X4: MPGDPESGAQKGGFRLACGGCTSDPCPLNLPSSPAELLFCKAGWGEIWAAWLPLQRRTTRLGGGFLRPAELRLLGPLLSRKRRRLAQNSSSSPLIRRVVAAPDELCEWVMLIARRPPALTGCKGPFAGLRHGAKSRASQHIPSRVSCDQPGRGRGRGGRGRGGVACFGNWCRSFGWSLEAQKNLGSPCWSFGFAKKNQIGTIWGKKNNNSHVVTSEY; the protein is encoded by the exons ATGCCCGGAGATCCTGAAAGCGGAGCGCAAAAGGGCGGATTCCGCCTCGCTTGTGGCGGCTGCACCTCGGATCCGTGCCCTTTAAACCTTCCTTCCTCGCCGGCAGAGCTTCTCTTCTGCAAGGCGGGATGGGGAGAGATTTGGGCAGCCTGGCTCCCCCTTCAAAGGCGGACAACGAGGCTCGGAGGCGGGTTCCTGCGACCAGCCGAGCTGCGCCTTCTGGGTCCGCTTCTTTCCCGAAAGCGCAGGCGCCTGGCGCAAAACAGCAGCAGCTCTCCTCTCATCCGCCGGGTAGTGGCGGCGCCCGATGAACTCTGTGAATGGGTAATGCTCATTGCTCGGCGACCTCCAGCGCTCACAGGTTGCAAAGGACCTTTTGCCGGGTTGCGTCACGGTGCAAAGTCACGGGCGAGTCAACACATTCCGAGCCGGGTTTCATGTGACCAgccgggaagaggaagaggaagaggaggaagaggaagaggaggcgttgCCTGCTTTGGAAACTGGTGTCGCTCCTTCGGGTGGTCCCTGGAGGCGCAGAAGAATCTCGGGAGCCCTTGCTGGAGTTTTGGGTTTGCAAAAAAGAACCAAATAGGAACCATCTGGGGGAAAAAGAATAATAACTCCCACGTTGTAACTAGCGAG TATTAA
- the LOC131183975 gene encoding uncharacterized protein LOC131183975 isoform X1, with the protein MPGDPESGAQKGGFRLACGGCTSDPCPLNLPSSPAELLFCKAGWGEIWAAWLPLQRRTTRLGGGFLRPAELRLLGPLLSRKRRRLAQNSSSSPLIRRVVAAPDELCEWVMLIARRPPALTGCKGPFAGLRHGAKSRASQHIPSRVSCDQPGRGRGRGGRGRGGVACFGNWCRSFGWSLEAQKNLGSPCWSFGFAKKNQIGTIWGKKNNNSHVVTSEDTPVLFPEVGTKSEKEKAVRAKERANRRWSQCPMTRGGILRVRANR; encoded by the exons ATGCCCGGAGATCCTGAAAGCGGAGCGCAAAAGGGCGGATTCCGCCTCGCTTGTGGCGGCTGCACCTCGGATCCGTGCCCTTTAAACCTTCCTTCCTCGCCGGCAGAGCTTCTCTTCTGCAAGGCGGGATGGGGAGAGATTTGGGCAGCCTGGCTCCCCCTTCAAAGGCGGACAACGAGGCTCGGAGGCGGGTTCCTGCGACCAGCCGAGCTGCGCCTTCTGGGTCCGCTTCTTTCCCGAAAGCGCAGGCGCCTGGCGCAAAACAGCAGCAGCTCTCCTCTCATCCGCCGGGTAGTGGCGGCGCCCGATGAACTCTGTGAATGGGTAATGCTCATTGCTCGGCGACCTCCAGCGCTCACAGGTTGCAAAGGACCTTTTGCCGGGTTGCGTCACGGTGCAAAGTCACGGGCGAGTCAACACATTCCGAGCCGGGTTTCATGTGACCAgccgggaagaggaagaggaagaggaggaagaggaagaggaggcgttgCCTGCTTTGGAAACTGGTGTCGCTCCTTCGGGTGGTCCCTGGAGGCGCAGAAGAATCTCGGGAGCCCTTGCTGGAGTTTTGGGTTTGCAAAAAAGAACCAAATAGGAACCATCTGGGGGAAAAAGAATAATAACTCCCACGTTGTAACTAGCGAG GATACTCCGGTCCTGTTCCCTGAAGTTGGGACGAAAAGTGAGAAAGAGAAGGCTGTGCGTGCAAAAGAGAGAGCGAACAGAAGATGGTCACAATGTCCcatgaccaggggtgggattctacgggttcgggcaaaccggtag
- the LOC131183975 gene encoding uncharacterized protein LOC131183975 isoform X2 has product MPGDPESGAQKGGFRLACGGCTSDPCPLNLPSSPAELLFCKAGWGEIWAAWLPLQRRTTRLGGGFLRPAELRLLGPLLSRKRRRLAQNSSSSPLIRRVVAAPDELCEWVMLIARRPPALTGCKGPFAGLRHGAKSRASQHIPSRVSCDQPGRGRGRGGRGRGGVACFGNWCRSFGWSLEAQKNLGSPCWSFGFAKKNQIGTIWGKKNNNSHVVTSEMFLMNAIDVKETTSHLIRAVLYGISFGIERKEEDEIRK; this is encoded by the exons ATGCCCGGAGATCCTGAAAGCGGAGCGCAAAAGGGCGGATTCCGCCTCGCTTGTGGCGGCTGCACCTCGGATCCGTGCCCTTTAAACCTTCCTTCCTCGCCGGCAGAGCTTCTCTTCTGCAAGGCGGGATGGGGAGAGATTTGGGCAGCCTGGCTCCCCCTTCAAAGGCGGACAACGAGGCTCGGAGGCGGGTTCCTGCGACCAGCCGAGCTGCGCCTTCTGGGTCCGCTTCTTTCCCGAAAGCGCAGGCGCCTGGCGCAAAACAGCAGCAGCTCTCCTCTCATCCGCCGGGTAGTGGCGGCGCCCGATGAACTCTGTGAATGGGTAATGCTCATTGCTCGGCGACCTCCAGCGCTCACAGGTTGCAAAGGACCTTTTGCCGGGTTGCGTCACGGTGCAAAGTCACGGGCGAGTCAACACATTCCGAGCCGGGTTTCATGTGACCAgccgggaagaggaagaggaagaggaggaagaggaagaggaggcgttgCCTGCTTTGGAAACTGGTGTCGCTCCTTCGGGTGGTCCCTGGAGGCGCAGAAGAATCTCGGGAGCCCTTGCTGGAGTTTTGGGTTTGCAAAAAAGAACCAAATAGGAACCATCTGGGGGAAAAAGAATAATAACTCCCACGTTGTAACTAGCGAG ATGTTCCTTATGAATGCGATAGATGTGAAAGAAACTACTTCTCATCTAATCCGAGCAGTTCTCTACGGCATCAGCTTTGGTATTGAACGAAAGGAGGAAGatgaaattagaaaatga